TGGGTCCCACCAGTAAGACAAAGGCTAGAAACAAAATGGCGGTCCAGATGTGCATGTCACTTAGGCGGTCAATTCCCCCGTTCAAACCGTGCCAAACGGTCCAAGCAAAAATTACGAACAGGATGGCAAACAAGCCCATTTTGAGCGCCATGTTATCGGGCCAGCCCGTTAAGCCACTCAAAACGTTGGAAATAATCGGGATTTCCATTCCCACGGACGAACCGACTCCGCCCATGATGCCGAAGACGACCAGGAAATCCACCAGCTGACGCCCAGCATACTGCCACTTGGCATCTCCCTGCAAAAAGTTAATCGACTTACTGAGACGTTGCACCTTATTTTTCTTAACAAACAGAATGTAGCCAATCGCAATGGCCGCTGGGGCAAACATCATCCAAGCCATCGGTCCCCAGTCAAATTGACCCAACATGTGCGCGTAATTATAGGCATCCTCCGAAAAAGGCTTAATCCCAAAAGCTGGGTGGGAAACGTACCGAATCGGGTCCACCATGCTTAACATTAAAATACTGGCATCAATGGCCGTCGCAAAGACCATACTGCCCCATTGCAAACTACTATACTCGGGCACCGACTTGGCATCCCCCAGTTTAATCGAACCGTATTTACTAAAAATCAACCACAAGAAAAAAACGAAGTTAATGATGTAAACCATCATGTACGCCCAACCCATTTGCTTGGTAATCCATGCAAGCGCCGTTGCTAGATCACCCTGTAACGTGCTCCCACCGGCAATCAGAATCACCGACGCCACCACGAAAATCACCATGGTTGGGATAAAAACGAATTTATCAATGTTGAAATGCTTTAAAATAATGGTCCTCCTGAAAGCGCTATGCTTTTTCATACAAAAATACCGCTACGTGAATCGAAATTCAAACTTAATAGCGGTATTTCCAACTTTACTGAATTGCTCTGATTATAACACTTTATTTTTCCTGCAAATTGCTGTTATCAATCTGCTTAATGATCCGGGCTGGATTACCAGCGATTACCACGTCATCTCCAAAGGACTTGGTGACAACCGACCCAGCTCCAACGACCACGTTATTGCCCAATGTGACTCCAGGTAAAATGGTTACACCACCACCAAACCACGCGTTATCGCCAATCGTAATGGGAGCTCCCAGTTCCACGTCGTTAATCCGGTCTCTGGCATTTAAGGGATGGATGTTAGTGTACAAACTACAATTAGGTCCAATGTAACAGTTTTTCCCAAACCGAATTGGGCACGAATCAAGCAGGGTCAGGTGATAGTTTCCAAAGAAATTATTCCCGATGTGCACGTTAAATCCGTAATCGAATTGCAAGTCCGTTTCCATGAAGAATTCTTCCCCGGTCTCTGCAAATAGACCTTTAATCATGGCGTTCCGTTCTTCGTTATCCGGGGTATTATTAATCTTTTGTAACATCTTGCGCACTAAAATCCGGCGCTTAATTAATTCGTGATCAAACTGGTTAAACGATTCCCCAGCGGTCATTTTGGCTCGTTCCGTTGTCATCCTAGCGCTTCCTTTCCATTTGATCCATCGTTTGGTTTAAGCGTTCGTCAACGTACATGTTCCCCTGATTCGTCGCGTGTCCCTTGGTCCAGGCCAATTGCAGGTGGGGAAACTCGGCCAGTAAGCCGTCAAGCTCGTGCCACAGTTCCTGGTTCTTCAGTTCCCCGGTTGCCCGGCGCCAACCCCGTCGTTTCCAACCAGCCAACCAGCCCTTTTGAATCGCATCTAAAACGTACTTAGAGTCAGACACCACGCCCACGTTGCGCTGTTGCAGTTGGTTCGCTCGTAACCATTGTAACGCTTTTACTAACGCCGTGATTTCCATCTTATTGTTAGTAACGCCCCATTCACCATCCGAATCACTGTGTTGACGACCCTGCCAATCAATTAGATAGGCCCACGCGGCGGGATCAGTTGCTTTGACGTGACCGCCGGCAACGTTGCCGTGGTTCCGGGATCCCCCATCCGTAAAAACCACGATTTCTGGGCGACCGTGTGAACCTGATTGAGTAGGATTAGCTGGTTGCTTGGTTGGTCGAGATGTCGGTTGCGTCAAAAATTGCTGCGCAGCCGTTTGCGTTGGAAAACTTTGGTACTGAGCTCCTGAAAAGCCCTCGACTTGTGCCTTGGCTTCCGCCCAGGTCTGGTAAATCCCTGGTTTTCGTCCCTTTTTGACGGCATAATACTTTTTTGTCTTCGTCATCAGATGCCTCCGTTGGTCAAAAGTAAAAATTTCAGAATTAGTTGGTCTAAATCCTTTGCAGGACGCGCTTTTTATGTAAAAATAATAGTATAAGTAGGAGGAGAATAATATGTCTGAGCTTAATATTAAACTAATCACGGCTGACCAAGCCATGAAAATGTTGCGCGATCGTCACGCTAAGCGCAATGAACGTTTTCCTCAATTAATCTCAGCCGGTAGTTTTATCCTGCCTGATTACTATTTAACCAGAAAAAGAGAAGCCTTTAAAATTAGACGGCACACCTTCTTAAAGAAAAAGCCTCGTTCGTACGTAGCCTTTGATTCCGAAAACGGGCAAACGTTATGGCTACGGAATTTTAACAGTCTCTCTGAAGCAATGTTTTGGCTAAATACAGGTTTAAAACCGGCTGATACGGACTCCAATAATTCATTTGCCAAATGGAAAGAGAGTCACGCCGCAGAGATCAATGAACTCAAGGATCAATTGCGCGCCATGTCTAAATTGAAGAAAAAGGAAATTGTGAAGGCGACGAAAGCCAAGAAATAGAAAAAGGGATTACGATAGCAATTCGTAATCCCTTTTTAATTTACTTAGCAGCAGGTTTTTGTTTTAAAAACTTTTGTAAATCTGCAACTCGTTTTTCTTCTTTTTTACGTTTTTTCTGGTCAATTGGACGCCGACCTTGGACACCATTTGGATGACAAATTCTCATGATGAACACTCCTTTACTTTAGACTTACAAATAACAGCTCTATGTATTATAATACATCCAACGTAGAAAAATCAAATTTCTTCAGGAAGGTGTGTCTCTTATGCTCAATGATTATCCCCAAGTTGTCACCATTGCCGGGAGCGATAGTGATGGTAGTGCCGGCATGCAAGCCGACCTTTTAACCTTTTTTGCTAAACAAGTTTACGGAGCAACCATCATCACTGCCTGTGTGGCGGGAAACTCCTTTGGAATTCACGCAGGAGTTAACATGGACGCCGATTTCATTAGTCAGGAATTTAAGGATCTCGCCGACGACTTCCACATTCGAGCCGCTAAAACCGGGATGCTAGCCGATGCTGACATCATTAATACCGTGGCTGACAACTACGAAAAATATGATTTCGGTCCCCTCGTGGTTGATCCCGTTATCATTACAAAACATGGAGATATGTTACTCGAACAAGCAGCATACGAGACGCTCGTTCAACGATTAATTCCCCTGGCTGAGGTTTTAACCCCGAACTTCTTTGAAGCCGTTAAACTTAGTGGTTTGGATCCCGAACTGCCTGATTTTCAAGAAAAGGCAGCCCACAAGCTCCAGGAAATGGGGGCCCGCAACGTCATGGTTAAAGGTCGGCACGACCAAACAACCCAGGAAACGGTGACCGACTACGTTTTATTGGAAAATGGTCAGTCCTTCAAAATGACAGAACCATACTATGAAACCACTCATAAGAACGGAACTGGTGATACCCTATCCGCTGCAATTACGGCAGAGTTAGGATTAGGCAAGTCCGTTGAAACTGCAATTCGGAGTGCCAAGGAATACGTTGATGCCTGCATCAAAGACGGGATTAACGTCGGGCACCAGTTTGGTCCAATCAACCATTGGGCCGCTAACTAACAACTAAAAATAAACCTAGCTAACTGCTAGGTTTATTTTTTTACCACTTGGAGGGACTCCAAATCCGGCCGTCAAGCTCAGCTTCGGCTTGTTCAATTCGGACAGCCTGTACATGCACCAATTGTTGTGTGGCCTGTAACAGGGCCTTCGTTGTGATTGGTTCATTCTGAGTCGTATTTTCTAGTTCTGTTAACTCAGCTAATAACCACTTCTCGGTATCCATGACTATCCCTCCTCTGCTTGGCGAATTAATTTAATTTGCTCCTTCAAATCGTCCAAATGTTCTTGCTGCTCTTGCAGTTGGTCAATAATGAGCTGAATTCGTTGCTGCTGGGCTTGCGGTTGACTAACTTGCCACTTTTGTAACTGCTTAATCATCCATTTTACCCGTTGCTGAAAATGCAACGGTTGGGAAGCAGTTAAATATTGTTGATATTCAATTAGTAACTGCGCTTGCTCCGCGTCCGTTAGGTACGCAAATTGATTAATCACCAGCGGTTTTAGAAACTGCATGCCAGCGTGGTGCGCCAACGCCCGGTACGGAGTTAAAACTTCCGAGATGCTAAAGCCTTCCGTCCCACCTGCTTGAAACTCTTGTTCGGGATAACCCAGTGACGTAACGATGCCCAACTGTTTGTCGACTAATTTTCCTCGTTCGCTGGCAAAGGTAAACGCCCGGGTTAACACGTCATCCTCCCATTGTTTTAAAAGCGCCGGGGCGCTGTACCAATACATGGGGAACTGAAAAATAATGCGGTCGGCCTGCAACAGCCGTTGTTGTTCTGACGCAACGGCTAATGGTTCATTATTATCCGTTAGTCTGTGCCAAGTGACCGTATCTAAATCTGCTTGAGCCCGGTTTAAAAAAGCCTGGGTGCTCGAATCTTCGTACTCAGGATGAGCTACAATGACTAATGTTTGCAAGTTAAATTCCTCCATTCTATTAGCTTTCATTGTACGGTTTCCGGTAGCTACGGTAAAGCAGGGCGGTTTTGATTAAGAAAAGAAATCATCCATTAGTGTTGACTTTGTGATGAGCCGTGTTATACTAAGGTCAATGTTTGATAGGTTTCGAGTTTTTAAGGTTTCTTGTTTTATTTTATATGGAATGACTTCCTTATTAGATTCAAACTAAAGCAACATTAAATTTATATTTTTTTATGGAGGTTTCATATTATGAAGCAAGGTACTGTTAAATGGTTTAACGCTGACAAGGGTTACGGTTTTATTACAACTGAAGATGGTGACGTATTCGTTCACTTCTCAGCTATCAACAAAGATGGTTTCAAAACCCTTGATGAAGGCGAAAAGGTTACTTTAGACGTTGAAGATGGCGACCGTGGCCCACAAGCTGCTAACGTTACTCCCGTTGAAGACTAATTAGCCTTTACAAAAAGGATTCACAATCGTGAATCCTTTTTTTGTTGCCTCACATCACATAAAAAGCGATTGCTGGACTATGCGTCTGGCAATCGCTTTTTGTTTCTGATTTTTTATTTTAAGTGCATGTACTTGGACGCAAAAATCACGAGTTCTTCAACCGATTGTTGCATATCATTCTTAGTCCAGACCACAATCACTTCGGTTAATCCCCCGGAAATCATGGCTACCAAAAACTGGGAAGATTGCTCTCGAGTAATCAAAATTTGCTGATCCACCAGGGTTTTAATGTAAGTCGAGAGGGATTCCAACAGCAGATTGGTTAAATTATTTTGTACCAATGCTTCCATCATCAACTTATTTTCCTTAATTAACGTGAAAAAAGTTGTCGCAACGTCGTAAAAGGCTAAATACTTCTGGGTAGCCAGTCGTTGGATGAAATGATCATAAACCATCTCAAATTGACCCTTAATCACTTCTTCCTTGGTGTGGAAGTTCCGATAAAAGGTCATTCGCGATACGTTCGCCTGCTTGCAAATCGCCTTCACGGTGATGTCTGCGTAATTCTTTTCCAACATTAACTCAAATAGGCCTAAGATAATGCGCTGACGCGTCTGTTCCCGTTTCTGTTGCCGATTTAATTTCACCTGGATCCCTCTTCTCTTGCATTTTTCGTTGTTATTGCTGAACCGGACGAAGGTGGGTTGCCTCCTCTGGAGTAAGATGGTGTAACTGACCATTTTGATCAACCAACTCTAACCGCAGTTGCTGATCTAACCCTTGAAGTAATCCCCGTTTTAGCTGATTACCTAGCTGGACTTGAACTAGTTGCCCCCGCCACAACAAATGTTGATTGTAACAATCACGAACGCGTTGCAAGTTAGGATGGACACTAAAATTCACCACCTGCTTGTACAGAGCAGCAATCAACTGGTTTTTGGCCGCCATCGTCGTACTAAGGGCAGTGGCGTTTACGGTAGCTAATGAGTGGTGGGGGGCTAAATTCAAACCAATTCCAATCATAAAGCTTTCTGGTTGATTCTGGGCATCACTTTTCAGCTCAACCAAAATCCCCCCAACCTTGTGATTGTGTAAATAAAGATCATTAATCCATTTTAACGAAGTTGTCACCCGAAGTACGGTTTCTAGCACTTGATGGGTGGCAGCAGCCACGCCCATTGTCAATAATCCTGGTTGTTGCAAAAAAACGGGCCGGACGGGAATGACAATTGTCACATAAACCCCCGTGGCCGGCGCCGTAAATGAATGACCTCGTTGTCCGCGACCGGCTGTCATCCGGTCTGCTGCAATCAAATGAATTCCGGGTAATCTAAGCCGTTCCGCCACCGTCATAGTTGAATCCACTTCGGCAAACAGATGCAGATGTTGCATATCTAACCCGGTTTGAGCTAACAAATAACTTTGCTCTAAATTAATCATGAATGAACCTAAGTATTAAACAGGTGGACTCCTTTATCAACATAAATAACGTCCCCCGTAATTCCCGTTGCTAAGTCACTTAACAAGAAGGCCACGGCGTTCCCAATTTCTAACTTTGAAACACTCTTACCGTCGGTTGTGAGGGATTCTGATTCCTTCAAGAGGTCTCCGTGTCCTTTAACCCCCGTCACAGCCAACGTCCGCACAGCTCCAGCGGAAACGGCGTTAACCCGCACTCCAGCTTCACCAAGTTCCGTCGCCAGGTAACGAACTTCGGCTTCCAAGGAGGCCTTGGCAATTCCCATGATGTTGTAGTTTGGAATCGCGTAAGTAGAACCCATGTAAGTCATCGTAACGATGCTCCCTGGGTTGTTCAAAATTTTGCTAGCATAACGCGTCACAGAGATTAAGGAGTAAGCACTTACGTCTTGAGCAAGGTTAAACCCAGCTTCCTTCGTGTTAATCACTCCGTTTTGTAAAGTTTCTTTATCTGCGTATGCGATGGCGTGTAACACTCCATCAATGTTACCAAATTGAGCATGAATGTCTGTAAACGTTTTTTCAACGTTGTTGTCGTCAGCCACGTCACATTCAAACATCGGCGTATCTGGATCGACAAACCGGTCTAAACTCTTTTTCATCCGGTCATTTTGGTAGGTTAAGATTACTTGCCCACCTAATTCTGTAACAGCACGGGCACAGCCCCAGGCAATACTTTTCTTGTTTGCCACTCCCATGATGACAATTTTTTTACCTTCTAATAAATTAGCAGCCATGGTTCTTGGTCATCCTTTCAGTTTCTAATTTAAAAAACACAAAACTAACTAACGGAAATTAATCCATTAGTTAGCCAACTAAGTTAAAAGTTGCGATACCGTTCAAACCGTTTTTGTAACATCTCAGTTTGTGGCAGCGCACTTATCTCTTCTATTTTACCAAACAATTCACTTTTTAACTGCTTGATTTGGGAATCCGTCCGGACTTCTGGAATAATTCGATCAATAATTCCCTGTTGGAGCAAATCATCTGGAGTTAATTTCATCACTTCAGCTGCTTCACGTACCCGGCTGGCGTCTTTCCATAAAATCGTGGCGTAACCCTCTGGTGACAACACAGAATAGATGCTTTCTTCAAAGGCCCAAACGGTGTCTCCCACTGCTAATGCGAGTGCACCACCACTACCTCCTTCTCCCACGATAATGGAGATGTAGGGTACCTTCAGTTGCATTCCTTGAATAATCAACTGGGAAATCATGTAACCCTGACCGTGATACTCAGCTTCCACGTCAGGATAAGCCCCTGGAGTATTCACTAGTGTAACCACGGGCCGGTTAAATTTTTCCGCTTGCTTCATCAGTCGTAAGGCTTTGCGATATCCATCCGGTTCCGCAGATCCAAAGTGAACTTCCGCGGCATTCTTTTGGTCATCGGCCTTGCGAATTCCGACCATTGTCACGGGACGACCGTTCATCTGACCAATTCCGCCGTAAACGGCTGAATCATCACCATAAGCCCGATCACCGTGTAGTTCCAAAAAGTTATCGGTCAGACCTGCAATTAAGTCCTTAATGCTGATTTTATCCTCTGAACGAGCTTGCAGCACCCGATCAAAGGCCGTTGTTTTAGCCATTCCAACCACCGCCTTCGTGAATTGCTAGAATCTGACCAAGAGTGTTTAACATCTCACGTCGCGGAACAATGGCATCTAAAAAGCCGTGTTCTAACAACGTTTCAGCCCGTTGAAAGTCCTTCGGAGGCACCTGTTGAATCGTGCGTTCAATCACCCGGCGCCCGGCAAATCCAATCAAAGCGTGCGGTTCAGAAAGCAATAAATCGCCCTCCATTGCAAAGCTAGCGGTTACTCCCCCTGTCGTCGGATCACATAAATAGCTAATGTAAACCAAACCAGCTCGACTATGTTCGGCAACTGCTTCTGATACCTTGGCCATCTGCATCAGGGAATGAATTCCTTCCTGCATTCGAGCCCCACCAGAAGCGGTAAAAATAATAACTGGTAGTTGCTGCTCCGTTGCAAACTCAAATAAGCGCGCCAGTAATTCACCGGTCGTACTCCCGAGACTACCCATGATAAAACGCCAGTCCATGACCCCAATGGCCGCTCGATGACCGGCAATGGTTCCAGTTCCAGTTAAAACTCCTTCGTTTAAACCAGTGACCTTACGTGCTTGGGCCAACTTGGCTAGGTATTTCGGATCTTGAAATTGTTCGGGAGCCTGAAGTTCCTGATTTACTGGAGTAAAATCGTCACACAACAAAGCAACCCGTTCCTGAGCACCTAATCGAAAACCGTAGTAACAATTGGGACACTCTTTAAACCGGTCAAACCGCTTTTTATAAATCATGGTGCCGCAAATCGGACACTTCGTCCACACGTCTGGAATCTGATCCATTCGTTTTTGTAACTCAGCAGGACTCGGTTGTTTCGCGTTATTTTGGTCCATTTTGTTTCATCCAATCCTTCAAAAAGACGTTCTCAATATAGAGGTTATTGAAGTCACCCGTTTGAAAATGTTGATCTTGCAGCACTGCTAGCAAGAATTCTCGGTTGGTTTTGACCCCTTCAATTTCAAATTCACGCAGAACCCGAATCATCTTGGCAACGGCAGCCGGTTTCGTCGGCATGTGTACGATGATTTTTGCAATCATCGAATCGTAAAATGGCGAAATCAGACTTCCCACTTCAACTCCAGAATCAATCCGAACTCCTTTCGTTCCCACCGGAAAATGTAACTTCGTGATTTTTCCAGCACAGGGTTGAAAGTTTTGTGTAGGATCTTCGGCATTAATCCGACACTCTAGAGCATAGCCATGCACACCACAATCGGCTTGTCGAAACGGCAAATCATCACCGTTGGCTACCATAATCATGGCTTTGATTAATTCTACGTCTGCGACTTCTTCTGTAATCGTATGTTCAACTTGAAGCCGCGTGTTCATTTCCATGAAGTAAAAATGATGCTCAGGATCCATCAAGAATTCGAAAGTTCCCGTATTCTCGTAGTGAATCCCCCGCATGGCCCGAACCACGACTTCACCCATGTGAGCTCGTTCTGCTTCACTAAGTTCTGGACAAGGCGATTCTTCCAAAATCTTTTGGTGGTTACGTTGTAACGAGCAATCTCGCTCTGGAAAGTAAACGACGTGACCGTGTTGATCAGCAATTGCTTGCATCTCAATGTGTTTAGCGTCTGATAAATCTTTTTCTAAGTAGAGCCGGTCGTCTCCATAAGACAGCTGGCTTTCCCGCTTGGTATCGGTATAGGCTTGGACCAGTTCCGTCTGGTTATTAACCTGGCGAATTCCTTTCCCGCCCCCACCTGCGGCTGCTTTCAACATCACGGGATAGCCAATTTCTGCGGCAATTCGTTTAGCATCTGCTAAAGAATCTACGAAGCCATCGGAACCCGGAATCGTGGGAACATCCAGTTTTTTCATGGTTTCCTTGGCGTTCGCCTTGTTTCCCATTAAATTGATGACTTCCGCACTGGGACCAATGAACTTCACTCCATAGTCTTGACATAACTCAGCAAATTCGCTGTTTTCCGCTAGAAAACCGTAACCTGGGAAAATGGCATCTGAACCAGTTAAAAC
This genomic stretch from Fructilactobacillus carniphilus harbors:
- a CDS encoding sugar O-acetyltransferase encodes the protein MTTERAKMTAGESFNQFDHELIKRRILVRKMLQKINNTPDNEERNAMIKGLFAETGEEFFMETDLQFDYGFNVHIGNNFFGNYHLTLLDSCPIRFGKNCYIGPNCSLYTNIHPLNARDRINDVELGAPITIGDNAWFGGGVTILPGVTLGNNVVVGAGSVVTKSFGDDVVIAGNPARIIKQIDNSNLQEK
- a CDS encoding ribonuclease H family protein, producing the protein MTKTKKYYAVKKGRKPGIYQTWAEAKAQVEGFSGAQYQSFPTQTAAQQFLTQPTSRPTKQPANPTQSGSHGRPEIVVFTDGGSRNHGNVAGGHVKATDPAAWAYLIDWQGRQHSDSDGEWGVTNNKMEITALVKALQWLRANQLQQRNVGVVSDSKYVLDAIQKGWLAGWKRRGWRRATGELKNQELWHELDGLLAEFPHLQLAWTKGHATNQGNMYVDERLNQTMDQMERKR
- the thiD gene encoding bifunctional hydroxymethylpyrimidine kinase/phosphomethylpyrimidine kinase, with translation MLNDYPQVVTIAGSDSDGSAGMQADLLTFFAKQVYGATIITACVAGNSFGIHAGVNMDADFISQEFKDLADDFHIRAAKTGMLADADIINTVADNYEKYDFGPLVVDPVIITKHGDMLLEQAAYETLVQRLIPLAEVLTPNFFEAVKLSGLDPELPDFQEKAAHKLQEMGARNVMVKGRHDQTTQETVTDYVLLENGQSFKMTEPYYETTHKNGTGDTLSAAITAELGLGKSVETAIRSAKEYVDACIKDGINVGHQFGPINHWAAN
- a CDS encoding NAD(P)H-dependent oxidoreductase — protein: MQTLVIVAHPEYEDSSTQAFLNRAQADLDTVTWHRLTDNNEPLAVASEQQRLLQADRIIFQFPMYWYSAPALLKQWEDDVLTRAFTFASERGKLVDKQLGIVTSLGYPEQEFQAGGTEGFSISEVLTPYRALAHHAGMQFLKPLVINQFAYLTDAEQAQLLIEYQQYLTASQPLHFQQRVKWMIKQLQKWQVSQPQAQQQRIQLIIDQLQEQQEHLDDLKEQIKLIRQAEEG
- a CDS encoding cold-shock protein, whose product is MKQGTVKWFNADKGYGFITTEDGDVFVHFSAINKDGFKTLDEGEKVTLDVEDGDRGPQAANVTPVED
- a CDS encoding TetR/AcrR family transcriptional regulator, whose amino-acid sequence is MKLNRQQKREQTRQRIILGLFELMLEKNYADITVKAICKQANVSRMTFYRNFHTKEEVIKGQFEMVYDHFIQRLATQKYLAFYDVATTFFTLIKENKLMMEALVQNNLTNLLLESLSTYIKTLVDQQILITREQSSQFLVAMISGGLTEVIVVWTKNDMQQSVEELVIFASKYMHLK
- a CDS encoding biotin--[acetyl-CoA-carboxylase] ligase, with translation MINLEQSYLLAQTGLDMQHLHLFAEVDSTMTVAERLRLPGIHLIAADRMTAGRGQRGHSFTAPATGVYVTIVIPVRPVFLQQPGLLTMGVAAATHQVLETVLRVTTSLKWINDLYLHNHKVGGILVELKSDAQNQPESFMIGIGLNLAPHHSLATVNATALSTTMAAKNQLIAALYKQVVNFSVHPNLQRVRDCYNQHLLWRGQLVQVQLGNQLKRGLLQGLDQQLRLELVDQNGQLHHLTPEEATHLRPVQQ
- the fabI gene encoding enoyl-ACP reductase FabI — encoded protein: MAANLLEGKKIVIMGVANKKSIAWGCARAVTELGGQVILTYQNDRMKKSLDRFVDPDTPMFECDVADDNNVEKTFTDIHAQFGNIDGVLHAIAYADKETLQNGVINTKEAGFNLAQDVSAYSLISVTRYASKILNNPGSIVTMTYMGSTYAIPNYNIMGIAKASLEAEVRYLATELGEAGVRVNAVSAGAVRTLAVTGVKGHGDLLKESESLTTDGKSVSKLEIGNAVAFLLSDLATGITGDVIYVDKGVHLFNT
- the accA gene encoding carboxyltransferase subunit alpha, with amino-acid sequence MAKTTAFDRVLQARSEDKISIKDLIAGLTDNFLELHGDRAYGDDSAVYGGIGQMNGRPVTMVGIRKADDQKNAAEVHFGSAEPDGYRKALRLMKQAEKFNRPVVTLVNTPGAYPDVEAEYHGQGYMISQLIIQGMQLKVPYISIIVGEGGSGGALALAVGDTVWAFEESIYSVLSPEGYATILWKDASRVREAAEVMKLTPDDLLQQGIIDRIIPEVRTDSQIKQLKSELFGKIEEISALPQTEMLQKRFERYRNF
- a CDS encoding acetyl-CoA carboxylase carboxyltransferase subunit beta yields the protein MDQNNAKQPSPAELQKRMDQIPDVWTKCPICGTMIYKKRFDRFKECPNCYYGFRLGAQERVALLCDDFTPVNQELQAPEQFQDPKYLAKLAQARKVTGLNEGVLTGTGTIAGHRAAIGVMDWRFIMGSLGSTTGELLARLFEFATEQQLPVIIFTASGGARMQEGIHSLMQMAKVSEAVAEHSRAGLVYISYLCDPTTGGVTASFAMEGDLLLSEPHALIGFAGRRVIERTIQQVPPKDFQRAETLLEHGFLDAIVPRREMLNTLGQILAIHEGGGWNG
- a CDS encoding acetyl-CoA carboxylase biotin carboxylase subunit, whose amino-acid sequence is MIKRVLIANRGEIAVQTIRALHEMDLQAVAVYSTADRDSLFVQIADQAVCIGSGLPQDSYLNMGAILDAAVLTGSDAIFPGYGFLAENSEFAELCQDYGVKFIGPSAEVINLMGNKANAKETMKKLDVPTIPGSDGFVDSLADAKRIAAEIGYPVMLKAAAGGGGKGIRQVNNQTELVQAYTDTKRESQLSYGDDRLYLEKDLSDAKHIEMQAIADQHGHVVYFPERDCSLQRNHQKILEESPCPELSEAERAHMGEVVVRAMRGIHYENTGTFEFLMDPEHHFYFMEMNTRLQVEHTITEEVADVELIKAMIMVANGDDLPFRQADCGVHGYALECRINAEDPTQNFQPCAGKITKLHFPVGTKGVRIDSGVEVGSLISPFYDSMIAKIIVHMPTKPAAVAKMIRVLREFEIEGVKTNREFLLAVLQDQHFQTGDFNNLYIENVFLKDWMKQNGPK